In a genomic window of Arachnia rubra:
- a CDS encoding mannose-1-phosphate guanylyltransferase — MRYVVIMAGGSGTRLWPLSRQGTPKQLLELFDGKSLLRLAYERVAGLVPDARILVCTSRTYADVVARQLPELPEENLLGEPVGRDSLSAVAWSAAVLERRDPEAVVAMLSADHIITPAEEFRATLELAFEVAEFREQALVTMGVLPTEPHTGFGYLHRDSPVDGLRGVWRVSEFKEKPELSVARRYVASGEYWWNAGMFVWRAATLLAQLETLVPDTAEKVRRIAAHNELLDELFPSLQKTSVDYAIMQPVSLGQGSAEVLTVGLETSWIDVGSYQNLAEQFLLDEHGNRVDGRSITLDSSGCVIINTTSDGHVVATLGLRDCLVVHTLTATLVAPLAETGRIRELVALVHDHLGAEYA; from the coding sequence ATGCGCTACGTGGTGATCATGGCGGGCGGTTCGGGCACGAGGTTGTGGCCTCTCTCCAGGCAGGGAACGCCCAAGCAGCTTTTGGAGTTGTTCGACGGCAAGAGCCTGTTGCGGCTCGCATATGAACGGGTGGCGGGCCTTGTACCCGATGCCCGGATTCTCGTGTGCACGTCCCGGACATATGCGGATGTCGTTGCCCGGCAGCTTCCGGAGCTCCCGGAGGAGAATTTGCTGGGAGAACCTGTGGGCCGCGACTCGCTGAGTGCAGTCGCCTGGTCGGCGGCGGTCCTCGAGCGCCGGGACCCTGAGGCCGTGGTAGCGATGCTGAGTGCCGATCACATCATCACCCCTGCCGAAGAGTTCCGCGCGACCCTGGAACTCGCATTCGAGGTTGCTGAGTTCAGGGAGCAAGCGCTGGTGACCATGGGGGTGCTCCCGACCGAGCCCCATACGGGATTTGGTTACCTGCATCGCGATAGCCCTGTCGACGGGCTGAGAGGGGTCTGGCGGGTCTCGGAGTTCAAAGAGAAGCCCGAGCTGTCTGTCGCGAGGCGCTACGTTGCCTCCGGGGAGTACTGGTGGAATGCCGGGATGTTCGTCTGGCGTGCCGCGACACTTCTGGCCCAGCTGGAGACGCTTGTGCCAGACACTGCTGAGAAAGTGCGCAGAATTGCTGCGCACAATGAACTCCTAGACGAGTTGTTCCCCAGCCTTCAGAAGACTTCTGTCGACTACGCGATCATGCAGCCTGTCTCTCTGGGCCAGGGCAGCGCCGAGGTGCTCACGGTCGGGCTGGAAACATCCTGGATCGACGTGGGCAGTTATCAGAATCTTGCTGAGCAGTTCCTACTGGATGAGCATGGAAACCGCGTTGATGGGCGCAGCATAACCTTGGACTCTTCAGGCTGCGTGATCATCAACACCACTAGTGACGGGCATGTTGTGGCCACTCTGGGTCTCCGTGACTGTCTCGTGGTCCATACCCTGACTGCGACTCTCGTCGCGCCTCTTGCCGAGACCGGGAGGATCCGGGAACTGGTCGCCCTGGTCCATGATCACCTTGGTGCCGAATACGCCTGA